CGTCATGTTCTTGGATCTTCAGTGCAGATGAATCACCGTTATTGGAAATAAATTTGACGCCCATGATTCATTAATTTGGCTTGACTATAAGACTATTATTCTTCTAAGCCAAAATGTAAACAGTATCTCCTCCAAGAGCCTAAAAGCTTCAACCACCAAACTGGGCTCAGACCTTCAGGCTGTTCTGACTCgggttgctatatcttttctaactgatccgactTGCGGTCCGACCAGACTATCAAAACCAACAAAAATCTCATAGACTTTCATTGAGAGttaatattagtattttaatattaactaaaatttatattttagctTCCAATTAGACTAGGTGCTCAATTTGCATTTATACTTTTAgcaagaaatatatataaaagtttaaaaaaatgacagatcAATCTAAAGTACCTCATCAAGCATTTCTCTGGTGGAATACTGATCAGTCACTCCAACCGTCATGCGAGATATTGCAGATGAACCCAGATCAAACCTGAAATCAAGATTTAGATGAAATACACAATCCATCATGCCATGATGTGTCATCATAAGCACCAAAAAATAAGAATGTaagatttatttgatcatataATAAGGTCTTCAGGTAGATATGAAAGCAATAGTAATGTTTCAGACGGATCGTTTGGATATCTGCTCCGCACTTTTTCACAAGTTTCGCCCAGTTGGTCTTCAGGAACTCCCAGGCGAGTTTAAAGCCTTTTGGGTTTTTGCTGACAGTGACGACCAGTGACGGCAGGTCTTGAGTTTTCATGATCTCTCCCTCAATGCTTTTTTCCAAAAGCCTAGACagaatgagaaagaaaacacatcaTAGAGCAGGTATAATGACTCAAGGTctttattaaaggggtggttgattatgatttcacttttttaactttagttagtgtgtaatgttgctgtttgagcataaacaacatctgcaaagttatgatgctcaaagttcaatgcaaagggagatacaAACAGCTggtacaacaagcttcttcatgggttgtgacatcacaaacccaaaaatgtacataaaccccgcccctgagaacacacaacaaagggggcggggtcatgttgagctgctttagagaagaggaagagttgttgtagtagggTGTTGTTgttcatgccgtcattttacgccggactgcttcacaaacgaggatcaattcaatgctggatttacagaaaagatgaacatgacggcacatgctagtggatgagttgaatcaactccacagcaactacatcaatttatccactaaccattcaaaaacgtctaaaagttgtagcttcttcctgagtctctccatcagtgtcgactccggtttgaacaatgtaaggatgaacaccgttactgacaatcctcattttggctgcgtgagatgctccagctttgttgttgttgagctgttaaagctccgccctcctCTGGAAAGCgagccgggagcagcagctcatctGCAAGCtcagtgtgctctgattggtcggctggaacagtgtgttgtgattgatcAAGCACTTCGAGCGTGTTTGGGAATtgtcacgccccttaccataacagTGAGTTGCAACACtctactaactaactaactcaaccaggccccgcccctttattttgcatataCCTTGGGTATATGGTTCCCGGAAGAAAACtgaagactacaatggaggcgtttcagggagttcagaaacagctCAAACAGCGACATTACACGCTAAAGACAGATGAACATGGAAAAAAGCACTACTTTAATGACACTCAAGTTTGAAAAGGTGAGAAATGAATCatgcatttgcattttaaagactttaaagacaattttgaccttcattaatgattcatgtttgggtgaactctgAAAATGTCATATGACATCATTCTCAGCAGCTTCATGTATTCAGACTCACCACTGAAGTTTGTGAGTTAATGGGGTGTATGAGAGGGCGGCTTTAATCATCCACTTCTCCGATGGTGAGGTGGAACGCTTGTATTTCTCCAACAGGAAGTCCCAACCTTCATCTGTGCGCGCTCCTTCAGTGTAGACGACCAAACTCACGTCAGTAGGCAGCCTGAACCAGACAAAGGATATAACTGGAATTAAAATAGCATGAAGAATATGTAATGCGGACGTTATGTGAATCAAATAAACTCTTACAGCATTTTTCCATCAGATTCTTTCCACTTCTGGAAGAGTTCAGTGGCGGTGCTGATGCAGGACGGGTACCGGCGGACACAGGCAAACAACAGCAGGTAATTCCTGAGCATCCGCTCGGATACAGACCCATCATCAGACCAGCGCTGGCGGTCAATCAGGTTCTTGAATAACTTCACTAAATGACCCTGTTAAAACAACAAACCAGACACTGTTGGTCTAAATAGAGTATATATTCCATTTGAATTTTTCTGGATTcaaatccatccatcatgaAAGTAATCCATTcagctccagtgggttaataaaggccttctgaagcgaagccatgtgtttttgtgagaaattatccataattataactttataaactgtaatTACTAGcttctgattgtgttcgtctgaaagaagaaagtcatatacacctaggatggcttgagagtaagtaaattatgggatcattttcatttttgggtgaactatccctttaaaatccaAAACATTGCACACTTCATCTTTAATTGTACTCGATCATTTCTGCAACCACACCTTCAGCTGGTTCTCCAGTTCCTCCATGTTTCTCTTCTCCATGAGTTTGTAAAGCGGCACCAGCTCATTGAATCCCTGCGTCACCGGCATGATCGCCGACTCTTTACTGAGGTACAAGCTCAAATCCAGAGCTTTATCCAGTGGGACTTTCTCTATGCTGAAGGAAAGACAAATATATTTCAGTAAGAACATGAATCAACCAGGTCTGCAATGactaacaatttaaaatatcttaaaatattatttttttagataaaatctCGTTTGTGCTCAAATACTGCAGGATCTCTTCATTAACGTCACTTTTCTTCATCAATGTCTTTAAACCAGCTGGTGTTACTTAAGGTGACCAAATACTGTATGTTTGAACAAATACTATAATGAAGTGCTGCACATTTTAATCCAAAATGTCATATTACAGAAATTTGATGCATTGCAAGTTATGTTTCCTTTTAGGACCACAAGTGAAGTTCCCTCACCTGACCAGCTGAAAGATGTCATGGATGAGACTGGCCCTGTCGTTGCTGCTGAACACTGTGTGATCCTGCTGGAGTTGACTGATCAAAGCGTCCCAGCCTCCAGACTCATAGTGGACAATATAATACCCCCGCAGGTCCACGTTGAATTTAATCCACTCCACCTTCTCTGACAGGTACAACACATCTGcagacacacagtcagatcTCAGCGGAAGCTGGAAAACATGCTGGGaaggtcattttttttaaccttaaCGCACCTTTTTCACTTTTCAGCAAGAATCGCTGCACTGCGCTACTGTGACTGGTGATGTAAGTCAGAGGGACCTGCCACAGGAAGCTCGACGTACTATGAGAAATGAGttacaaacaacaaataattgAATTCAGTTAAACATCACAGCTATATTCAAAGAAGCATATTATTTCTACAGTAAGCATACTGTGCACCGTATGCAAATTTTCACATGCATTAAGCAGTAGGTTAGTGCATACCTTGAATTAATTGAAGATTTTTCTCCTTTAAGATAGCGCTCCTGTTTGAGGATGACTTCTTGACCTCTGACCTCCACAGTGACTAAAGGAAACCCCTCCTGCAGCGTCCAGGTGTCCATGATGGCTCCAACATCAACATTGTCCTCCATGAACCATTTCTGCTAGAACAGGATTGATTTACTACTGAATTATTTCATTTGTGGTTCATATGATATAATATGACCCGATATATAATTTAACATCATTTCATGTCAtataatgtcataatttctGCTAGAACAGGATTGATTTACTGCAATAACTGaacaatttatttgtttaatggttcatatcatcatatatcatatcatatattatTAAGTATGTCTTGTCATATGTAACATCATGtatcatatattatttaatataaaatatatcacgccatataaatatatcatgtcatatattatattattgattataaattatatcacatcatataaatatatgttgtatataaaatatatcatgTCATATATCATGtcatgttatatatattatttattataaaatataccaTGCCATGTCATATATAAAATGTCATGTCATAGCTATgtcatattatttattataaaatatatcatgTCATATTGATATATCatgacatatataaaatatgtcatatattatttcatatatatcatattatttaatataaaataaaaaaaattaattccatatttaatattaaatattataaaatatattatatatttaatatattttataatatataaatataatatatttaatatattatatatcatattattaaggctattataaaatatatcatgtcatatataataaatattatgtatcatgtcatatataaaattatttattataaaatattataaaatgtcacgtcatttatcatatattatattatattatgaaatatatcatgtcatatcatatcatatacaGTAGATACTGTCAATGTTGCTATGAACCCAGAAAAACTAAATTATTactatattgtattatttaatgcAGTACTCACAGAAGCTGGAGATTCAGCCCTTTTTTTGGAACAGAATCCATCGAGTTTTAGTCTCCCTGAATCCAGTCCATCAGAAGTGCAGATCTGAAAAGGTTCAAAAGCATTTGGACTCAAGAGTAATCGTTTAAACTTCTTTGAGAGCTGGAGAACATACACAGGAACTGACAGAGGTCACTCACATTGGTAAGACTTTCCCAGAGATGAGCGTTCACAGTGTTCTGGTAGCTGTGTCTCTTCAGGTAGTCTATAAGACCGTACTTGAAAGCCTCTGGGGTCAGGAAATCCCTCAGCATGTTCAAGATACACGCTCCCTAGATACACAACCAGTAGATATATTACAACTAATTATTCACTAAAAGGCTTTATGAGATTAGGGGTCAACCAATAAATCTCCAAGGCCGATATACAGGCTggtttttgccatttttaaatgtaatttttacattttttctgtTTAGCCACTAAGTGTCACAGTCAGCCTTTatccaaaatgtgtttttgtcttcccatgatttactatggtaagcctattaTAAGTCATATCCGTAAAtagtagggctgggacaatacattgATGCATCGCGATTCGTGCattgattctgatattttccaaatgCATCGCAATtggatcgattctgagcttagtttttaaccacACACTCAAACGCTCATGAAGAAGAGCGCTCGCATTCGGCTGAGTCTGAGAATGTACTTAGATATATAAAGTGCTTGCGTACCTTCCGGTAGGAAACATCATCAAACATCTCGCTGATTTCCGCAGGATTCTCCACTGGGGTGGAAATGGGGTGTGAGGAGATTAAAGAGTCCACTGACATGGCGGTGAAGCACTTCTCCAGGAAATAATCATCCTAAAATAGAGGCACTGAATATTAGCACTATTATACTTAAAGATCAGTCAGTCTCTGTTGAAATGACCATATCACAATCTCAACTAGTGCTGAGCAGTGTGATGatatacagtagtggccaaaagtgatgtgcagaggggatatttgtttttaattaccctacaagtttgattaaaccatcaaaatatgaggaaaatattagatttaaaagtatatatctattttaaatatgagggaagaacaaaagACTAAAggttaaggtatttatctgacaaaattacaaacctgattccaaaaaagttgggacactgtacaaattgtgaataaaaaaggaatgcaataatttacaaatctcataaacttatattttattcacaatagaatatagataacatatcaaatgttgaaagtgagacattttgaaatgtcatgccaaatattggctcattttggatttcatgagagctacacattccaaaaaagttgggacaggtagcaataagaggccggaaaagttaaatgtacatataaggaacagctggaggaccaatttccaacttattaggtcaactggcaacatgattgggtataaaaagagcctctcagagtggcagtgtctctcagaagtcaagatgggcagaggatcaccaattcccccaatgctgtggcgaaaaggagtttctcagagaaaaactgcaaagtTTTTGaaattatcatcatctacagtgcataatatcatccaaagattcagagaatctggaacagttcagaagcctgcatctctgatggtatggggttgcatgagtgcgtgtggcatgggcagcttacacatctggaaaggcaccatcaatgctgaaaggtatatccaagttctagaacaacatatgctcccatccagatttcgtctctttcagggaagaccttgcattttccaacatgacaatgccagaccacatactgcatcaattacaacatcatggctgcgtagaagaaggatccgggtactgaaatggccagcctgcagtccagatctttcacccatagaaaacatttggcacatcataaagaggaagatgtgacaaagaagacctaagacagttgagcaactagaagcctgtattagacaagaatgggacaacattcctattcctaaacttgagcagcttgtctcctcagtccccagacgtttgcagactgttataaaaagaagaggggatgccacacagtgctaaacatggccttgtcccaagttttttgagatgtgttgatgccaaaaaatttaaaatcaacttatttttcccttaaaatgatacattttctcagtttaaacatttgatatgtcatctatgttgttttctgaataaaatattgaaatttgaaacttccacatcattgcattctgtttttattcacaatttgtacagtgtcccaacttttttggaatcgggtttgtattacTTTAAAGTGATAAAGAAGCATGCATGAATGATCAGGATGCTCAATGCATGATAAAAAGAGTAATTAAGCACAATAAGCCATGAAAAAAGGTCAATGCGTTACTCGCACACACTGAAAGCCGCCACTCTCAGACAGCACGCAATCCTGAATTCAGTTCTCTTTTGTGGctttttgcacttgaatggtcaaatacacacataattatgttaaaatggccccATTGTGTGAagtattcacacaaacacagtttATGACTTAATCTCAACTATTAGATAGTTGTATTAAATGTAAAGATTGAAGTTCTCACCACTTGCAGCTCAGGGTGGGTGATGTTGACAGACACATACTCCATGAACTTGGCGAAGCCCTCGTTTAGCCACAGGTCATTCCACCACTGCATTGTCACCAGGTTTCCGAACCACTGGAAAACAGATGTGAATGATTAGCAATCGATTACAGCATTCAGTagtcaaatatttttgtataataaaGCTAAACTGCACACTTCTGCCAGGCCACTGATTTCCTGTATATCCCTGCCAGTTTCATGTCTCAAGTATCACttatctggtaacactttacaattaggttttatatgtt
The nucleotide sequence above comes from Chanodichthys erythropterus isolate Z2021 chromosome 10, ASM2448905v1, whole genome shotgun sequence. Encoded proteins:
- the erap1a gene encoding endoplasmic reticulum aminopeptidase 1 isoform X1; protein product: MLFSQSNCLRFAILFCVLFTGNHGMTVNTDSNVLPFPWDKMRLPETVKPQHYDLLIHPNLTSLTFTGVVQILIEVEQDTRAIILHSKNLQISKAQLLESRHHWDLQISEFEANEQIALFADGFTFKKGNHLVHLEFYANLSDSYHGFYKGRYTTNSGEVRMLASTQFEATHARAAFPCFDEPAFKANFTIRVRRESRHISISNMPKLRTVQLAEGLLEDQFDTTVKMSTYLVAFIICDFHSISKKSQHGVEISVYTVPEKISQAEYALNTAVTLLDFYDEYFDIPYPLPKHDLAAIPDFQSGAMENWGLSTYRESGLLFDPEKSSSSDKLGITKVIAHELAHQWFGNLVTMQWWNDLWLNEGFAKFMEYVSVNITHPELQVDDYFLEKCFTAMSVDSLISSHPISTPVENPAEISEMFDDVSYRKGACILNMLRDFLTPEAFKYGLIDYLKRHSYQNTVNAHLWESLTNICTSDGLDSGRLKLDGFCSKKRAESPASQKWFMEDNVDVGAIMDTWTLQEGFPLVTVEVRGQEVILKQERYLKGEKSSINSSTSSFLWQVPLTYITSHSSAVQRFLLKSEKDVLYLSEKVEWIKFNVDLRGYYIVHYESGGWDALISQLQQDHTVFSSNDRASLIHDIFQLVSIEKVPLDKALDLSLYLSKESAIMPVTQGFNELVPLYKLMEKRNMEELENQLKGHLVKLFKNLIDRQRWSDDGSVSERMLRNYLLLFACVRRYPSCISTATELFQKWKESDGKMLLPTDVSLVVYTEGARTDEGWDFLLEKYKRSTSPSEKWMIKAALSYTPLTHKLQWLLEKSIEGEIMKTQDLPSLVVTVSKNPKGFKLAWEFLKTNWAKLVKKFDLGSSAISRMTVGVTDQYSTREMLDEIQTFFSSLAQDQGSGLRSIQQALEKIQQNILWMDRNVPLLKAWLDSQSMIES
- the erap1a gene encoding endoplasmic reticulum aminopeptidase 1 isoform X2, giving the protein MLFSQSNCLRFAILFCVLFTGNHGMTVNTDSNVLPFPWDKMRLPETVKPQHYDLLIHPNLTSLTFTGVVQILIEVEQDTRAIILHSKNLQISKAQLLESRHHWDLQISEFEANEQIALFADGFTFKKGNHLVHLEFYANLSDSYHGFYKGRYTTNSGEVRMLASTQFEATHARAAFPCFDEPAFKANFTIRVRRESRHISISNMPKLRTVQLAEGLLEDQFDTTVKMSTYLVAFIICDFHSISKKSQHGVEISVYTVPEKISQAEYALNTAVTLLDFYDEYFDIPYPLPKHDLAAIPDFQSGAMENWGLSTYRESGLLFDPEKSSSSDKLGITKVIAHELAHQWFGNLVTMQWWNDLWLNEGFAKFMEYVSVNITHPELQVDDYFLEKCFTAMSVDSLISSHPISTPVENPAEISEMFDDVSYRKGACILNMLRDFLTPEAFKYGLIDYLKRHSYQNTVNAHLWESLTNICTSDGLDSGRLKLDGFCSKKRAESPASKWFMEDNVDVGAIMDTWTLQEGFPLVTVEVRGQEVILKQERYLKGEKSSINSSTSSFLWQVPLTYITSHSSAVQRFLLKSEKDVLYLSEKVEWIKFNVDLRGYYIVHYESGGWDALISQLQQDHTVFSSNDRASLIHDIFQLVSIEKVPLDKALDLSLYLSKESAIMPVTQGFNELVPLYKLMEKRNMEELENQLKGHLVKLFKNLIDRQRWSDDGSVSERMLRNYLLLFACVRRYPSCISTATELFQKWKESDGKMLLPTDVSLVVYTEGARTDEGWDFLLEKYKRSTSPSEKWMIKAALSYTPLTHKLQWLLEKSIEGEIMKTQDLPSLVVTVSKNPKGFKLAWEFLKTNWAKLVKKFDLGSSAISRMTVGVTDQYSTREMLDEIQTFFSSLAQDQGSGLRSIQQALEKIQQNILWMDRNVPLLKAWLDSQSMIES